The proteins below are encoded in one region of Pontibacter deserti:
- a CDS encoding response regulator transcription factor: MYKNTPILSTRERRIIELMAEGCTAETIGNQMNLSTSEVQQRIQKMLQKQGFESTYQLISWAFREAIIT; encoded by the coding sequence ATGTACAAGAACACACCAATTTTAAGCACTCGCGAACGCAGAATTATTGAGCTTATGGCTGAAGGCTGTACAGCTGAAACGATAGGAAACCAGATGAACCTTTCTACCTCTGAAGTGCAGCAACGTATCCAGAAGATGCTTCAAAAACAAGGGTTTGAAAGTACGTATCAGCTTATCAGCTGGGCTTTCCGGGAGGCTATTATTACCTAA
- a CDS encoding ABC transporter permease subunit, whose amino-acid sequence MNKIIKYVFYDIIRNKIIVAYTLFLLLLTIGLFNLGGNPDKAILSLLNIVLLTVPLISIVFATTHFYNSYEFMELLVAQPINRKKIFMSEYLGVACSLSGAFILGVGVPMLLFGASITGLYLVLTGVFITFIFVAMAFLASVITRDKAKGIGIALLLWFYFALIYDGIVLFILYSFSDYPLENATLALTALNPIDLGRIIVLLNLDVSALMGYTGALYKSLLGNLWGIGLAFGLLLVWVIVPFMSSRRIFSRRDL is encoded by the coding sequence ATGAACAAGATCATCAAATACGTTTTCTACGACATCATCCGGAACAAGATTATAGTGGCTTATACTTTGTTCCTGTTGTTGCTTACTATCGGGTTATTTAACCTGGGCGGCAACCCGGATAAAGCTATACTTAGCCTGCTGAACATTGTACTGCTTACCGTGCCGCTGATCAGTATCGTTTTTGCCACTACGCACTTTTACAACTCCTATGAGTTTATGGAACTGCTGGTAGCGCAGCCTATCAACCGTAAAAAGATATTTATGAGCGAGTACCTGGGCGTGGCTTGTTCGCTTTCGGGGGCTTTTATACTTGGCGTGGGCGTGCCGATGCTGCTTTTTGGAGCAAGTATAACCGGTTTATACCTGGTGCTTACAGGCGTGTTCATAACGTTCATTTTTGTGGCGATGGCGTTCCTGGCATCTGTTATTACCCGTGATAAAGCCAAAGGTATAGGTATAGCACTGCTGCTGTGGTTTTACTTTGCCCTGATATATGATGGCATTGTACTGTTTATACTTTATTCCTTCAGCGATTACCCACTCGAGAATGCAACACTAGCTTTAACAGCCCTGAACCCGATAGATCTGGGCAGAATAATTGTATTGCTGAACCTGGATGTATCGGCACTGATGGGTTACACCGGTGCCCTTTATAAGAGTTTGCTGGGTAATTTGTGGGGTATAGGGCTGGCCTTTGGTTTGTTGCTGGTGTGGGTGATCGTTCCTTTTATGAGTTCCAGGAGGATCTTCTCAAGACGGGATCTGTAG
- a CDS encoding proline dehydrogenase family protein, translated as MDNTIVQQPIRHFDPENLQVAFCTKTNEELILANFLFTMMGKPALVKLGGVATNWGLKLGLPIKGLIRKTIYRHFCGGETVQEAQAVVARLAAARVHTVLDYAAEAQENEAGFDAVRDEILRNIVLADKLKSFSYLSIKLTGIGHKDIFEKLQENKSLTQAEQHAYARTEQRLDAVCSAVAKADLTLYIDAEESWMQDPMDKLAEQMMYKYNQARAVIFNTLQMYRTDRIAYLQACLKRCAAAGVIAGIKIVRGAYLEKEQERSRKYNYPCPVFTVKADTDQSFNQAIDITLNHLHQAELCAATHNEYSTTYLTKRIRKDNIENQQKRIHFSQLYGMSDNLTFNLADAGFNASKYVPYGDVATAVPYLIRRAEENTSIAGQMGRELNMLQQELRRRKL; from the coding sequence ATGGATAATACGATAGTACAACAACCAATCCGCCACTTCGACCCTGAAAACCTGCAAGTGGCTTTCTGTACCAAAACTAATGAAGAGTTAATACTGGCCAACTTCCTATTTACCATGATGGGCAAACCGGCACTGGTAAAACTGGGTGGTGTAGCAACCAACTGGGGGCTAAAACTGGGCCTGCCAATTAAGGGGCTGATACGGAAAACAATTTACAGGCATTTTTGCGGTGGCGAGACCGTGCAGGAAGCTCAGGCCGTAGTTGCCAGGCTGGCTGCAGCCCGTGTACATACTGTGCTTGATTATGCCGCCGAAGCGCAGGAAAATGAAGCGGGTTTTGATGCCGTGCGCGACGAGATACTGCGCAACATTGTCCTTGCCGATAAACTCAAATCCTTCTCTTACCTGAGTATAAAGCTGACAGGTATAGGCCACAAGGATATCTTCGAGAAATTACAGGAAAACAAATCGCTTACACAGGCAGAACAGCATGCTTATGCCAGAACGGAACAGCGCCTGGATGCTGTTTGCAGCGCCGTTGCCAAAGCCGACCTTACCCTGTACATTGATGCCGAAGAAAGCTGGATGCAGGACCCAATGGATAAGCTGGCTGAACAGATGATGTACAAGTATAACCAGGCTCGTGCCGTTATCTTTAACACCCTCCAAATGTACCGCACCGACCGTATTGCTTACCTGCAGGCCTGCCTGAAACGTTGCGCTGCTGCCGGTGTAATAGCAGGTATAAAAATAGTGCGCGGCGCCTACCTGGAGAAAGAGCAGGAACGTTCCCGGAAGTATAACTACCCTTGCCCGGTGTTTACGGTGAAAGCTGACACAGACCAGAGCTTTAACCAGGCTATAGACATTACCCTGAACCACCTGCACCAGGCAGAACTGTGTGCCGCTACGCACAACGAGTACAGCACGACTTACCTGACCAAGCGAATCCGGAAAGATAACATTGAGAACCAGCAGAAACGTATTCATTTTTCGCAACTGTACGGCATGAGCGACAACCTGACCTTTAACCTGGCTGATGCTGGTTTTAATGCATCCAAGTATGTGCCTTATGGCGATGTGGCCACAGCTGTTCCTTACCTGATTAGGAGAGCGGAAGAGAATACGTCCATAGCCGGACAAATGGGTCGTGAGTTAAACATGTTACAGCAAGAACTGCGCCGGCGTAAACTATAA
- a CDS encoding Hsp20/alpha crystallin family protein, whose translation MRSLARREEQKPATRSMFSNFFSDIDRMFDDDMFLMPMHLSRLGNGNLPAANIRETDKEYSIEMAVPGMKRDDFNIEYDENMLTVSSEKEENINEEKENYRRREYNYSSFSRSFRLPEAVKADNIKAHYENGVLHIAVPKAEQANQRKKRINVD comes from the coding sequence ATGAGATCATTAGCTAGAAGAGAAGAACAGAAACCAGCAACCCGCAGTATGTTCTCTAACTTTTTCAGCGACATAGACCGCATGTTTGATGACGACATGTTTCTGATGCCGATGCACTTGAGCAGACTTGGTAATGGTAACTTGCCTGCCGCTAATATTCGTGAAACTGATAAAGAATATAGTATTGAGATGGCAGTACCTGGCATGAAACGTGACGACTTCAATATCGAATATGATGAGAACATGCTAACCGTTAGCAGTGAGAAGGAAGAGAACATAAACGAAGAAAAAGAGAACTACAGAAGACGTGAATATAACTATAGTTCTTTCAGTCGTTCGTTCAGATTACCGGAAGCAGTGAAGGCCGACAACATTAAGGCGCACTACGAAAATGGCGTGCTGCATATTGCAGTACCAAAAGCTGAACAGGCAAACCAACGTAAGAAACGTATAAATGTAGATTAA
- a CDS encoding c-type cytochrome, giving the protein MLDRILGTAIGIKCIYGCLFICFLFFTAFVYTAEVPDTAPLPQQELALQGKHIWQKHNCSACHQFYGLGGYIGPDVTNVMSAKGKGESYVRAVLQNGTATMPDFNLSVKDVDALVAFLIEADKTGKSGREHFLADNFGQIHPKRKKSPRN; this is encoded by the coding sequence ATGTTAGATCGTATCCTTGGTACAGCAATTGGAATCAAATGCATTTATGGTTGCCTTTTTATCTGCTTCCTGTTTTTTACTGCCTTTGTTTATACTGCCGAAGTACCGGATACTGCGCCTCTACCGCAACAGGAACTAGCCCTGCAGGGCAAACACATCTGGCAGAAACATAACTGCTCTGCGTGCCACCAGTTTTATGGGTTGGGTGGTTACATTGGCCCCGATGTTACAAATGTGATGTCTGCCAAGGGTAAGGGCGAAAGTTACGTGCGAGCTGTATTACAAAACGGTACAGCAACCATGCCTGATTTTAACTTAAGTGTAAAGGATGTGGATGCACTTGTAGCTTTTCTGATAGAAGCCGACAAAACAGGGAAATCGGGAAGAGAGCATTTCCTGGCCGATAACTTTGGTCAGATTCATCCTAAGAGGAAAAAGTCCCCACGCAACTAA
- a CDS encoding cbb3-type cytochrome c oxidase subunit I: protein MNRSIGFLSIATGLCFLVAGILFGSLGGIFYLFPQELRDLLPFTKLRPLHVSSVIFWILFTAIGGLYLYLPKHKTRLANKLGLGQYLLLLTAAVAIPGCYIAGIFGGREYWEYPPILGLLIAASFILLGINFYKSIRHKPAKEPWPVYRWMWLSGIVFFILSFAESYLWLLPYFKQNLVRDMAVQWKSYGSLVGSWNMLINGSALFVMEKISGDKTTARKPLTFFMFFLGLFNLMFNWGHHIYNLPVSNIIRYTAYLVSMTELLILAKIIWNWRSSLSQAQKYKHILSYRFFTAADIWILLNLVMAILMSVPAINLYSHGTHITVAHAMGTTIGINTMLLLASVCYACSRFFGDFSQPKLKLLNRGLYLSNASLLIFWVALIGAGIGKAILQTDNPDLPHAILMQQLIPWFIGFAMSGLGVATGIVLMVWPLLTTILKLKKLPHPEQPQRHLQPL from the coding sequence ATGAACAGATCCATCGGGTTCTTGAGTATTGCCACTGGCCTTTGTTTCCTGGTAGCAGGCATTTTATTTGGCAGTCTAGGAGGTATCTTCTACCTGTTTCCGCAGGAACTCCGCGACCTCTTACCTTTTACCAAACTTCGCCCCCTGCACGTCTCGTCTGTTATTTTCTGGATACTATTTACAGCCATCGGTGGCTTATACTTATACCTGCCAAAGCATAAAACCAGGTTGGCAAACAAGCTGGGACTGGGGCAGTATCTGTTATTGTTAACGGCAGCTGTAGCTATACCTGGCTGCTACATAGCCGGCATTTTTGGTGGCCGCGAGTATTGGGAATACCCGCCCATACTTGGATTACTTATCGCAGCTTCTTTTATACTTCTAGGCATCAACTTTTATAAGAGCATCCGGCATAAACCTGCAAAAGAGCCCTGGCCTGTTTACCGCTGGATGTGGCTTTCCGGTATAGTGTTCTTTATACTTTCGTTTGCCGAATCTTACCTGTGGCTGTTGCCTTACTTTAAACAGAACCTGGTGCGTGACATGGCTGTGCAGTGGAAATCCTACGGTTCGCTGGTTGGTTCCTGGAACATGCTGATAAACGGAAGCGCTCTGTTTGTGATGGAAAAAATCAGCGGTGATAAAACGACAGCCCGAAAACCCCTCACTTTTTTTATGTTCTTCCTGGGCTTGTTTAACCTCATGTTTAACTGGGGGCACCACATTTACAACCTGCCTGTCAGCAATATTATCCGGTATACGGCTTACCTCGTGAGCATGACCGAGCTGCTTATACTTGCCAAAATTATCTGGAACTGGCGCAGCAGCCTGAGCCAGGCACAAAAGTATAAACACATCCTATCTTACCGCTTCTTCACCGCTGCCGATATCTGGATCTTGTTAAACCTGGTCATGGCTATCCTGATGTCGGTGCCGGCAATAAATCTTTACTCGCATGGCACGCACATTACCGTGGCTCACGCAATGGGTACCACCATAGGCATTAATACCATGTTGTTGCTGGCATCGGTTTGTTATGCCTGCAGCCGCTTTTTTGGTGATTTCAGTCAGCCTAAACTGAAACTATTGAACAGGGGTTTATACCTGAGCAATGCTTCACTACTTATTTTCTGGGTAGCCCTGATAGGTGCAGGTATAGGGAAAGCCATACTTCAGACTGATAACCCGGATCTTCCGCATGCCATCCTCATGCAGCAACTTATACCTTGGTTCATCGGCTTTGCAATGTCTGGTTTAGGGGTGGCAACAGGTATTGTACTTATGGTATGGCCACTTCTTACTACTATCCTGAAACTCAAAAAACTACCCCATCCCGAACAACCTCAACGGCATTTACAGCCTTTATAA
- a CDS encoding c-type cytochrome, with product MKTQIKQVRTTLTATLLKPVQLGIMALLCGTILFGCSSGDNESNSTEAQEETGIAGQEEAPAEEAPAADNGKGIGPVTTVEVGAEIDDALATTGQSLFEGKCSACHQLSDQKVVGPGLAGVTERRKPEWIMNMIINPEEMTKKDPEAKKLLAEHLTQMTNQNVNEQDARAILEFLRKNDKAS from the coding sequence ATGAAAACTCAGATTAAACAAGTTCGGACTACACTAACAGCTACTTTACTTAAACCTGTACAACTAGGAATAATGGCCCTTCTTTGTGGCACTATACTTTTTGGCTGCTCATCAGGTGATAATGAAAGTAACAGCACTGAAGCTCAGGAAGAGACTGGAATAGCAGGGCAGGAGGAAGCTCCGGCTGAAGAAGCGCCAGCTGCCGATAACGGAAAAGGTATTGGCCCGGTAACTACAGTAGAGGTAGGAGCAGAGATAGATGATGCACTTGCTACTACAGGTCAGTCTCTTTTTGAGGGCAAATGTTCTGCCTGCCACCAGTTATCTGACCAGAAAGTTGTAGGTCCTGGCCTTGCTGGTGTAACTGAGCGCCGCAAACCAGAATGGATCATGAACATGATCATCAACCCTGAGGAGATGACAAAGAAAGACCCTGAGGCTAAAAAATTACTGGCTGAGCACCTTACCCAGATGACCAACCAGAACGTGAACGAGCAGGATGCAAGAGCTATACTTGAGTTCCTGAGAAAGAACGACAAAGCCAGCTAA
- the nosZ gene encoding Sec-dependent nitrous-oxide reductase: protein METLINKLKTAAPKAALLMALATGAVLQSCTKSDGGNGGATADALSSDAASAVYVAPGKHDELYSFLSGGFNGQVSVYGLPSGRLLKIIPVFSQHAENGYGYNEETKAMLQTSHGFVPWDDLHHPKLSRTDGQTDGRWLFVNGNNTPRVARVDLKTFETVEIMEIPNSAGNHCSPYPTNNNEYVIAGTRFSVPLDMKGSTGDVALDKYEEEFRGSISFIKVDPKEGDMELDFQILVPGFDYDLANGGKGPSEDWVFFTTYNSEKSGTLKEIGASQNDKDYLAAINWKLAAKYAKEGKLHEMPANYYHNKLDKNTHTAKSTVKKKVRYLLPEECPGMMYLLPAPKSPHGIDVDPSGEFMVVSGKLASAIPVFSFAKMQDAIKNKQFDGEKNGIPVLKYESVLKGEVKEPGLGPLHTEFDGKGNAYTSMFVSSEVVKWKLKDLKVVDRIPVYYSVGHLMIPGGDTKEPHGKYLVAMNKITKDRYLPTGPELAHSAQLIDISGEKMKMLLDFPTVAEPHYAQAIVASKVAPNSVKFHKLDENKHPQAAKKESEANVTRKGNKVIVKMTSIRSHFTPDNIEGVQVGDTVLFHVTNLEQDWDVPHGFAVMGANTAETLIMPGATQTLRWVPKKAGVYPMYCTDFCSALHQEMQGYVRVSPKGSNVPIKFSTGKKKQNIPGVASAK from the coding sequence ATGGAAACACTGATCAATAAATTAAAAACAGCGGCTCCTAAAGCTGCCCTGCTGATGGCCCTGGCGACCGGCGCGGTATTACAGAGCTGCACTAAATCTGATGGTGGTAATGGCGGTGCAACTGCAGATGCTTTATCTTCAGATGCTGCTTCAGCGGTGTATGTAGCGCCGGGCAAGCACGATGAGCTTTATTCTTTCCTGTCAGGTGGTTTTAACGGGCAGGTATCTGTTTACGGTTTGCCTTCAGGCAGATTGTTAAAGATCATCCCGGTGTTCTCGCAGCACGCGGAGAATGGTTATGGTTACAACGAAGAGACCAAGGCTATGCTACAAACCTCTCACGGTTTTGTGCCTTGGGATGACCTGCACCACCCGAAACTGTCACGTACAGACGGACAAACCGATGGCCGCTGGTTGTTTGTGAATGGTAACAACACGCCACGTGTAGCCCGTGTGGACCTTAAAACCTTCGAGACTGTGGAGATCATGGAGATCCCGAACTCAGCTGGTAACCACTGCTCTCCTTATCCAACCAACAACAACGAGTATGTAATTGCAGGTACCCGCTTCTCTGTTCCGCTGGATATGAAAGGCAGTACAGGCGACGTAGCACTTGATAAGTATGAAGAAGAATTCCGTGGCTCAATCTCCTTTATTAAAGTAGATCCGAAAGAAGGCGACATGGAGCTGGATTTCCAGATCCTGGTGCCTGGTTTTGACTATGACTTAGCTAATGGTGGCAAAGGCCCGTCTGAAGACTGGGTATTCTTTACAACTTATAACTCTGAAAAATCTGGTACTCTTAAAGAGATCGGTGCTTCTCAAAACGATAAAGATTACCTGGCTGCTATAAACTGGAAACTTGCGGCCAAGTATGCCAAAGAAGGTAAGCTGCATGAAATGCCTGCTAACTACTACCATAACAAGCTGGACAAAAACACGCACACTGCTAAATCTACTGTGAAGAAAAAAGTGCGTTACCTGCTTCCAGAAGAGTGCCCAGGTATGATGTACCTGCTGCCTGCACCTAAATCACCACACGGTATCGATGTGGATCCAAGCGGTGAGTTCATGGTAGTTAGTGGTAAACTGGCCTCAGCTATACCTGTATTCTCTTTCGCTAAAATGCAGGATGCTATCAAGAACAAGCAGTTTGATGGCGAGAAGAACGGTATACCAGTGCTGAAGTATGAATCGGTACTGAAAGGTGAAGTAAAAGAGCCGGGCTTAGGACCATTGCACACTGAGTTCGACGGTAAAGGAAATGCCTATACTTCCATGTTCGTGTCTTCTGAAGTTGTGAAGTGGAAGCTGAAAGACCTAAAAGTTGTAGACAGAATTCCGGTGTACTACTCAGTTGGTCACTTAATGATACCTGGTGGCGATACAAAAGAGCCGCATGGCAAATACCTGGTGGCGATGAACAAGATCACCAAAGACCGTTACCTGCCAACAGGCCCTGAACTGGCGCACTCTGCACAGCTGATTGACATCTCTGGTGAGAAAATGAAGATGCTGCTTGACTTCCCGACCGTGGCCGAGCCGCACTACGCACAGGCTATAGTTGCCAGCAAGGTTGCGCCTAATAGTGTTAAATTCCACAAACTGGATGAGAACAAGCACCCGCAGGCCGCTAAGAAGGAAAGCGAAGCGAATGTGACCCGCAAAGGCAATAAAGTTATCGTGAAAATGACTTCTATCCGAAGCCACTTTACACCGGATAATATTGAAGGTGTGCAGGTTGGGGATACTGTGCTCTTCCACGTAACTAACCTGGAACAAGACTGGGATGTACCGCACGGATTTGCAGTGATGGGCGCAAATACTGCCGAAACGCTGATCATGCCGGGTGCTACTCAAACCCTGAGATGGGTACCTAAAAAAGCAGGGGTATACCCAATGTATTGTACCGACTTCTGCTCTGCGCTGCACCAGGAGATGCAGGGATATGTGAGGGTTTCTCCAAAAGGATCTAACGTACCTATCAAATTCTCGACAGGTAAAAAGAAACAAAATATTCCAGGAGTAGCATCAGCAAAATAG
- a CDS encoding nitrous oxide reductase family maturation protein NosD, whose product MKNLSKNIFLIVSTSVLLLWANVAFGSTLKVCKTCTYTSVKQAVKKAKPGDTVLIQKGVYKEHGIVIDKPITILGQNKPVIDGNYKGQVFTVVADNVTIEGLTIKNIATSYRQDDAAIRVVERNNIRILNNTILNTYFGIYLQNSENCVIKGNIVSGKDVTGLNESALGNAIHLWYCNNAVISNNKVNGHRDGIYLEFVKDSEVKNNLSQNNLRYGLHFMFSDGNVYTHNTFRKNGAGVAVMYTRNIRMEHNTFEGNWGAAAYGLLLKEITNSVIYHNTFRRNTTGIYMESSSRLDIQRNEFDKNGWAIRLLSSCIEDTFKLNNFTGNSFDVSTNGTPTMNLFENNYWDKYSGYDLNKDRVGDVSYRPVSLYSMLVEKVPPSVMFMRSFMVDLMDNIEKVMPSFIPESLLDEQPMMKKINYDNNRKLTQVVR is encoded by the coding sequence ATGAAAAACCTGAGTAAAAATATTTTTCTTATAGTAAGCACTTCGGTGTTGCTGCTGTGGGCTAATGTTGCCTTCGGCAGTACGCTTAAAGTGTGTAAAACCTGTACCTATACTTCGGTAAAACAGGCGGTAAAAAAAGCTAAACCAGGCGATACCGTACTGATCCAGAAGGGAGTGTACAAGGAGCATGGAATTGTAATCGATAAGCCAATCACAATACTAGGCCAGAACAAGCCGGTAATTGATGGAAACTATAAAGGCCAGGTATTTACAGTTGTAGCCGACAATGTAACTATAGAGGGCCTTACCATAAAAAACATTGCCACCAGCTACCGTCAGGATGATGCTGCTATACGCGTGGTGGAACGTAACAATATCCGCATACTTAATAATACTATACTTAATACGTACTTCGGCATCTACCTGCAAAACTCAGAAAACTGTGTAATCAAAGGGAATATAGTGTCGGGTAAAGATGTAACCGGGTTAAATGAATCGGCTTTGGGTAATGCTATCCATCTGTGGTACTGCAACAATGCGGTTATCAGCAATAACAAAGTAAATGGCCACCGCGATGGTATTTACCTGGAGTTTGTAAAGGACAGCGAAGTGAAGAATAACCTGAGCCAGAACAACCTGCGTTACGGGCTGCACTTTATGTTTTCGGACGGCAACGTGTACACGCACAACACTTTCCGTAAAAATGGGGCGGGAGTGGCTGTAATGTATACACGTAACATCCGGATGGAGCACAACACTTTTGAGGGTAACTGGGGCGCTGCCGCGTATGGTCTGCTGCTGAAAGAGATCACAAACAGCGTAATTTACCACAACACATTCCGCAGAAACACCACTGGCATTTACATGGAAAGCTCCAGCCGGCTGGATATACAGAGAAACGAATTTGATAAAAACGGCTGGGCGATCAGGCTCCTGAGCAGCTGCATTGAGGATACCTTTAAGCTGAACAACTTTACAGGCAATTCTTTTGATGTGAGTACGAACGGTACCCCAACTATGAACCTGTTCGAGAACAACTACTGGGACAAGTATAGCGGCTACGACCTGAACAAAGACAGAGTAGGAGATGTGTCGTACCGTCCGGTTAGCTTATACTCGATGTTGGTAGAGAAAGTGCCGCCTTCTGTAATGTTTATGCGCAGTTTTATGGTTGACCTGATGGACAATATTGAGAAGGTGATGCCAAGCTTTATACCTGAGAGTCTGCTCGACGAGCAGCCAATGATGAAGAAGATAAATTATGATAACAATAGAAAACTTACGCAAGTCGTACGGTAA
- a CDS encoding nitrous oxide reductase accessory protein NosL, producing the protein MKPVLKIVGLLFILSAIVSCKPEQKPIPYGAANCAHCNMTVADNRYGAELVNDKGKAFFFDSSECLMAYVNEQTELAEKASFILVSDFTKPGELIDARKAHYLQSKNLPSPMGLYLTAVADKTAATKMHQEHGGRLLTWNEAVTAVKNNEKPE; encoded by the coding sequence ATGAAACCAGTCTTGAAAATAGTTGGGTTGCTGTTTATACTTAGTGCTATAGTTAGCTGCAAGCCAGAGCAGAAACCAATACCATACGGAGCCGCTAACTGTGCGCACTGCAACATGACCGTAGCCGATAACCGCTATGGAGCAGAACTGGTAAATGATAAAGGCAAAGCCTTCTTTTTCGATTCGTCGGAATGTTTGATGGCGTATGTGAATGAGCAAACTGAATTAGCTGAAAAAGCATCTTTTATACTTGTAAGCGATTTTACAAAACCCGGCGAGCTGATTGATGCACGAAAAGCACATTACCTGCAGAGCAAAAATCTGCCAAGCCCGATGGGCTTATACTTAACAGCCGTAGCCGATAAAACTGCAGCAACTAAAATGCATCAGGAGCACGGCGGTCGCCTGCTGACCTGGAACGAAGCGGTAACAGCCGTGAAGAACAATGAAAAACCTGAGTAA
- a CDS encoding YbhB/YbcL family Raf kinase inhibitor-like protein — MEPITLTKLQLESPAFNAGEKIPSEYTCDGENINPELELDNIPSPTVSLALLMEDPDAPAGTWTHWLLWDIPITNKIEENSAVGVPGINDFGNSKYQGPCPPIGTHRYFFRVYALDTTLGLPMGSKKEELLKAMEYHVIGSGELMGTYGQSS; from the coding sequence ATGGAGCCTATTACATTAACTAAATTACAACTCGAAAGCCCTGCCTTCAATGCTGGCGAAAAAATACCATCTGAGTACACCTGTGATGGTGAAAACATCAATCCCGAACTTGAACTTGACAATATACCGTCACCTACAGTAAGCCTGGCTTTACTGATGGAAGACCCTGATGCACCAGCCGGTACCTGGACCCACTGGCTACTATGGGATATTCCGATAACCAATAAAATTGAAGAGAACTCTGCTGTTGGAGTGCCAGGTATAAATGACTTTGGTAATTCTAAATACCAGGGTCCCTGCCCTCCTATAGGTACACACCGCTACTTTTTCAGAGTATATGCCTTAGACACTACACTTGGATTGCCAATGGGTAGTAAGAAAGAAGAGTTACTGAAAGCCATGGAATATCATGTGATAGGTTCAGGTGAACTTATGGGTACCTATGGCCAGTCGAGCTGA
- a CDS encoding ABC transporter ATP-binding protein, with the protein MITIENLRKSYGKLQVLGGVSVSFDPGKVVSVIGPNGSGKTTMIKCMLGMVLPDGGDIKISGKSILKEHAYRSQIGYMPQIGRYPENMKIRQVIDMIRDIRKDVKQVDEELIGLYGLKDMYEKRMGALSGGTKQKVSAALAFMFDPKILILDEPTAGLDPISAEILKSKILKEKKKGKLILITSHIMSEVEEVADEVMCMVDGQVKFHDTIADIKAQTNEERLSRAIAKILNEED; encoded by the coding sequence ATGATAACAATAGAAAACTTACGCAAGTCGTACGGTAAGCTGCAGGTGCTGGGTGGCGTTAGTGTCAGCTTCGATCCCGGAAAAGTAGTGTCGGTCATTGGGCCTAATGGCTCCGGTAAAACCACCATGATAAAGTGTATGCTTGGTATGGTGCTACCTGATGGGGGTGATATTAAAATTAGTGGTAAAAGTATACTTAAAGAACACGCCTACCGCAGTCAGATAGGGTATATGCCGCAGATAGGCCGTTACCCCGAAAACATGAAGATCCGCCAAGTGATCGACATGATACGAGACATACGCAAAGATGTGAAGCAGGTAGATGAAGAACTGATCGGGCTTTATGGTTTAAAGGATATGTATGAAAAACGGATGGGGGCTTTATCTGGGGGGACGAAGCAAAAAGTAAGCGCCGCCCTTGCCTTTATGTTCGATCCGAAGATCCTGATCCTCGATGAACCTACTGCCGGCCTGGACCCGATCTCAGCAGAAATACTGAAAAGTAAAATTCTGAAAGAGAAGAAGAAAGGGAAGCTGATCCTGATCACATCACATATTATGAGTGAAGTAGAGGAGGTAGCCGATGAAGTGATGTGTATGGTAGACGGGCAGGTGAAATTCCATGATACCATCGCCGATATTAAAGCTCAGACAAACGAAGAACGCCTGAGCCGCGCCATTGCCAAAATTCTGAACGAGGAGGACTAA